In one Procambarus clarkii isolate CNS0578487 chromosome 29, FALCON_Pclarkii_2.0, whole genome shotgun sequence genomic region, the following are encoded:
- the LOC138369768 gene encoding uncharacterized protein, producing the protein MLQKKINSHRFVFVAATCVVALVLLSNFHLFANPKPASSESMITVKKSANECRVVGLETIEQYRAYLHHTESNCINMVQFGGKPPAPGDGAKFVCLDKRFNIKPGNCIVFSFGVNNEWSFEDDFAKYGCKVYAFDPTMGKEDHQRSANVRFQAVGIANYKGTKKIGMDNSWAMRRVDRFENLVNQLGLAGQVIDYVKLDVELSEVDFLQDMLLNSPHVLRNIKQIAMEVHDDFFKGDLSQTSRQQVFWPYFMLLKCQDFRLVHSRSNHGRWQEVVWGREVD; encoded by the exons ATGTtgcagaagaaaataaactcgcaTCGATTTGTATTTGTTGCTGCTACCTGTGTCGTGGCACTGGTGCTCCTGAG CAACTTCCACCTCTTTGCAAACCCGAAGCCTGCGAGTAGCG AGTCAATGATAACGGTCAAGAAGTCTGCCAACGAGTGTCGTGTTGTGGGGTTGGAGACCATCGAGCAGTATAGAGCCTATCTCCACCACACAGAGAGTAATTGTATTAACATG GTACAGTTTGGAGGCAAGCCGCCCGCTCCCGGTGACGGAGCCAAGTTTGTGTGTCTGGACAAGAGGTTCAACATTAAGCCCGGCAACTGTATCGTCTTCTCCTTCGGTGTCAATAACGAATGGTCCTTTGAGGATGATTTTGCCAAATATGGCTGCAAG GTGTACGCATTCGACCCCACCATGGGTAAGGAGGATCACCAACGGTCCGCCAACGTTCGCTTCCAGGCCGTGGGCATCGCTAACTACAAGGGCACCAAGAAGATTGGTATGGATAACAGCTGGGCCATGAGAAGG GTGGATCGCTTCGAGAACTTGGTGAACCAGCTGGGACTCGCGGGTCAGGTGATCGACTACGTGAAGCTGGACGTGGAGCTGTCGGAGGTGGACTTCCTGCAGGATATGCTCCTTAACTCTCCACACGTCCTCAGGAACATCAAGCAGATCGCTATGGAAGTTCATGATGACTTTTTCAAAG GTGACCTGAGCCAGACGAGCAGACAACAGGTGTTCTGGCCCTACTTCATGCTGCTCAAGTGTCAAGACTTCCGACTGGTCCATTCCCGAAGTAATCATGGACGGTGGCAAGAGGTGGTGTGGGGCCGGGAGGTCGACTAA
- the LOC123752334 gene encoding uncharacterized protein, protein MSLTTAPRLPFYFYFALVTTYVLVLMHISQDHIYRVQEPETDVSEVERERCGKRCPVVGLETIEQYRAYLHHTETNCSTLVQFGGWVPAPGDGAKYVCLDKRFNIKPGNCTVFSFGVNNEWSFEDDFAIYGCKVYAFDPTMGKEDHQRSANVRFQAVGIANYKGTKKIGMDFSYAIQKVDRFENLVNQLGLAGQVIDYVKLDVELSEVDFLQDMLLNSPHVLRNIKQIAMEVHDDYFEGDLSQTSKQQVFWPYFMLLKCQDFRLIHSRTNHGRWREVVWAREVDW, encoded by the exons TCAGGACCACATCTACAGAGTTCAGGAGCCTGAGACTGACG TAtcggaggtggagagagagaggtgcggcAAGAGGTGTCCCGTGGTGGGCCTGGAGACCATCGAGCAGTATAGAGCCTATCTCCACCACACCGAGACCAACTGCTCGACTCTA GTACAATTTGGGGGCTGGGTACCCGCTCCCGGTGACGGAGCCAAGTATGTGTGTCTGGACAAGAGGTTCAACATTAAGCCCGGCAACTGTACCGTCTTCTCCTTCGGTGTCAACAACGAGTGGTCCTTTGAGGACGATTTTGCCATATATGGCTGCAAG GTGTACGCATTCGACCCCACCATGGGTAAGGAGGATCACCAACGGTCCGCCAACGTTCGCTTCCAGGCCGTGGGCATCGCTAACTACAAGGGCACAAAGAAGATTGGTATGGACTTCAGTTACGCTATTCAAAAG GTGGATCGCTTCGAGAACTTGGTGAACCAGCTGGGACTCGCGGGTCAGGTGATCGACTACGTGAAGCTGGACGTGGAGCTGTCGGAGGTGGACTTCCTGCAGGATATGCTCCTTAACTCTCCACACGTCCTCAGGAACATCAAGCAGATCGCTATGGAAGTACATGATGACTATTTCGAAG GAGACCTGAGCCAGACGAGCAAACAGCAGGTGTTCTGGCCCTACTTCATGCTGCTCAAGTGTCAAGACTTCCGACTGATCCATTCCCGAACTAATCATGGACGGTGGCGGGAGGTGGTGTGGGCCCGGGAGGTCGACTGGTAG